CTTACTCCAAGAAGCATAAAAAGCATGATTATATTAATACACCTGCCTGCCCATTTTCCAAACAAGTGTACATTAAATTCTTGGTACGAAACTGCGTTAATTCGAGCAGCAATTCTCATTAACTTTGAACCTAACACAATAAGGAGGTAACCGCTCAATAAAATACCTAGAAAGCCCATGAAGCCAAACCGTGAAAAAAATTCTACGATTTCTCTTCCTGTAGCAAATCCCGCCCCCACGACTGTACCCACATACACTGCGGCGATTTGAAATGCTGCCGACCAATTCTTTTTCACCCAATCTCCCCCTCAAATACAATATATGAGCAAGAGGACAAACAAAGACGAGCTTTTTTAAAACAAGCAATTTTTGTTTGTAGAAAAAATTACCATAGGCAAAACTCTTGAAAGTCAAAAAAGGTCAAAGTATACTAATCACACAAGGTCAAATATAGTCAAAGTCAAATAAATAGTAAATTTTAATTTTATAGGAGGTTTTATATTATGCTGTGTCAATTATGTAAAGAAAACCAAGCCAATGTTCAACTAAATTTAAACATAAATGGACAACACAGCAATATGAAGCTGTGCCATGAATGTTATACAAAAAATAAAAATGCTATTCATTCAGGAATGTCTCCAAAAATGAATTCCTTCCCTGGTTTTTCATTTGATGATTTATTCTTTAATATGAAGGGGACCGAAAATAATCATTTAAATGACCAGAAACCATTTCCACAACAGGGCCAGAATGGCAAGGGAGGCTTTATTGATCAATTTGGCCGTAATTTAACACATATGGCCAAAGCTGGTCTCATTGACCCTGTGATTGGCCGTGACGAAGAGGTTAAAAGGGTCATTGAAATATTGAACCGTCGTAATAAAAACAATCCAGTGTTAATTGGTGAACCGGGTGTCGGGAAAACCGCTATTGCTGAAGGTCTTGCGATGAAAATAGTCGATGGAAAGGTACCTGGCAAATTAAGAAATAAAGAGGTTTATTTACTAGATGTTGCTTCTTTGGTTGCGAACACTGGTATTCGCGGGCAGTTTGAAGAAAGAATGAAGCAATTAATTACAGAATTACAGGAGCGTAAGAATATCATTCTTTTCATTGACGAGATTCATCTCCTTGTAGGAGCAGGTTCTGCAGAAGGTTCAATGGATGCTGGAAACATTTTAAAACCAACTCTTGCACGCGGCGAACTTCAACTTATCGGTGCAACAACACTGAAAGAGTACCGTCAAATAGAAAAAGATTCAGCTCTAGAACGACGTTTCCAGCCGGTACAAGTAGCAGAACCGACACCAGAGGCGGCAATTGAAATTTTAAAAGGGATTAAGAAAAAATACGAGGATTACCATGAAGTAACTTATTCTGACGCTGCGATAAAAGCATGTGTTCAGTTATCACACCGTTATATTCAAGATCGTTTCTTACCTGATAAAGCGATTGATTTACTTGATGAAGCAGGATCTAAAATTAATCTTACTTCAGATGGTCAAAGCAAGGATCAGATTGAGAAACGTTTACAAGAAATAGCTGTTCAAAAAGATTCAGCTCTAAAAAATGAAAACTATGAATTAGCTGCCTCACTTCGTGATGAAGAAGCTTTACTTGAGAAAAAGTTAAATGAAACTTCAGAAATCAGCAGACCGGTTGTAGAGCTATCACATATTCAAGAAATCATTGAACAAAAGACCGGTATTCCTGTTGGTAAATTACAAGAGGATGAGCAGCAAAAACTTAAAGCTCTAGAAGAAAACTTAAATACTAAAGTCATCGGCCAGAAGAAAGCTGTGGAAAAGGTTTCAAAGGCGATTAGAAGAAGCCGTGCCGGCTTAAAATCTAAGAATCGTCCGATTGGTTCTTTCCTTTTTGTCGGGCCAACAGGGGTTGGTAAAACCGAGCTTTCTAAAACACTGGCTGAAGAATTATTTGGTTCATCTGAAGCGATGATTCGTCTCGATATGAGTGAATATATGGAAAAACACAGTATTTCCAAATTAATAGGTTCTCCTCCAGGCTATGTAGGTCACGATGAAGCAGGACAACTGACTGAAAAGGTAAGAAGAAATCCTTACAGCATCATTTTATTAGATGAGATTGAAAAAGCGCATCCAGATGTTCAGCATATGTTTTTACAAATTCTCGAAGATGGACGTCTTACAGACAGTCAAGGAAGAACAGTAAGCTTTAAGGATTCAGTTATCATTATGACAAGCAATGCTGGTGTGGGACATAAAACCATTCATGTTGGCTTTGGAACAAATGAAGCAATCGAAGAAGCTTCTATCTTAGATTCTTTGGGCAGCTTTTTCAAGCCTGAGTTTTTAAACCGTTTTGATAGTATTATTGAATTTAACTCACTTGAAAAAGACCATATCATGCAAATCGTTGATTTAATGGTTCGTGATTTACAAGAAACGTTAAATGAGCAAAATATTGAATTTACGATTACACTTCAAACGAAAGAAAAGCTTGCGGAGTTAGGCTACCACCCAGCATTTGGTGCACGTCCTCTTCGTAGAGTTATTCAAGAACACATCGAGGATAAAATTGCAGACTATATTTTAGAGGAGCCTGAGGCAATTAAACTAACGGCTATCATAGAAGATGGACAGTTGAAGGTTACAGCAGCTGAAGGTGTTAACGTTCATTAATAGAAAAAGCGAAGCCACTAGGCTTCGCTCAGATTGTCGAGAAAGGTATCTTTCTCGGCAATTTTTATTTTTCTGCCTGCCCAAAGGCCTGTTGATTTCCGCTCCAGGTGCTTCGCTTTCCGCGGGCGTGCCGGGGAGCCTCCTCAGCGCTTAAGCGCCTGCGGGGTCTCCCCAGCCCCGTACTCCCGCAGGAGTCTTCGCACCTTCCGCTCCAATCAACAGGGGGAATGAACCTGGAGATTGCCACACACTTTTTCAAACCTGGCTAAGTGCGTGGCAATCTTTTTCATGTTTTGGCATGCTGCGGTAAGTAACACTTGCTCACTCGCATTTTGCAATCCCCGTAACCTACAATAGCGAAGCCCATGCAGTTCTTTTGAATCTGCGAAGCTTCGCTCTACTTTTTCTTTTCTAAATTTATATAGTATTTTACCTGACTTTGAAAGTCTGTTAAGTCGAACCTTTTCCTTATGTTCCTCCCAAACATGTCTGGTAACTACTTTTGTTTTATTTTGAGATTTTGTACACTCAGGCAGGAGTGGGCAATTAGTACACTTTTTAGGATCTGACTTATATTCCCGATAACCTTCTCTTGTAGTTGTACGATATTGTAACTCCTGACCATTTGGACAAACATACAAATCTCTATCTTTGTCATATGTAAACTTCCATTTAGGAAATAACCCTTTTGTTGATTGATATCTTCTGTGAGCGATAACTCCAAAAATATTGCGTTCATTAAGTCCCTTACAAATCGGATTTGTCAGGTAACCCGAATCAAGTGCCACAGCTTCTACTTTAAATCCAAAACGTTCGACCTGACGGTCTAACCGTGAAAGATAGGGGACAGAATCGTGAACATTTCCTGGTGTAACATACGCATCAGTTATGATGTTAAACTTCATGTCGGTAGTTCGATGATCAAGATAACAGAACATCTCCTGTTTATTCTCTCGTGACATAAACCCGCATTCAGGATCAGTTGTGCTCAGTCGTATTTCCTTTTTCTCGGTCACCTCCTCCTTTTCCTTTAAAGGCTTTTTTCCATGATCTCTCCTGTCTTCCTCAATAGCTTTGTTTAAATCTTCTACATATTCACGTGTTTCAACTTCCACTTCAACTCTAGAGAATTTATGTTTGTTTGCATTCGCTTTAAGGTGTGTGGAATCGGAAAATAAAACTCTTCCTCCAACCATCTTGTGGTTAATTGCTTTGAAGACAATCTCATCAAAAATTTCCTGAAATATATTTGTATCTTTAAAACGGGTTCGCCGATTCCAACTAATGGTGGAATGATGGGGAACTGTATCGTTTAGCTTTAATCCTAAGAACCATCGATAGGCCACATTCGTCTGAATTTCACGCTCTAATTGTCGTTCAGAACGAATGCCATAAAAATATCCGATAAACATCATCTTAAAGAGCTGTATAGGGTCCGAAGGACGCCCGTTATTTTCTGAATAAAAAGGACGGACCTTCTCACCAATAAAAGAAAAATCAATATACTTGTCCACCTTCCTTAATAGGTGATCTTGCGGTACTAAATCATCAATAAAAACAAATTCAGCTTCGTTTTGTATTTCTCTTTTTGGCTTATACATTCTATCCACCGTCCTGTTATTTATATGTATATTATAGCATATTAACGCGGTGAATCATTAAAGTAATTACAAAAAATAATAGCTGTCGAGATTTTCTCGACAGCCTGAGCGAAGCCACTAGGCTTCGCTTTTTTCATTATTATAACTTTTTATCTTCAACGGAATTTAACCAGTTTTCAATTTCGCCAACTACTGATTCTACGCATCCATCCTCAAATGGTGAAATCAGATTAGCTTCTTTAACCAGATTTGTAAATGACATGCTTCCGCCAAGTTTGCAAAGATTTACATAATCTGCCCAAGCCTCTTCTTGATTTTCTCTTGAACGTTTCCAGAATTGGAAGGCACAAATTTGTGCTAAAGTGTAATCGATATAATAGAAAGGTGAGTTAAAAATATGTCCTTGTCGCTGCCAGAAACCACCATTCTCTAAATAAACATTTCCATCATAATTTTTATGCGGCAAATATTTTTTCTCAATTTCACGCCATTGTTGTTTACGTTCTTGAGGAGATGCCTGCCAATTTTCATACACCCAGTGTTGGAATTCATCTACGGAAACTCCGTATGGAAGAAATAATAACGCGTCACTTAAGTGGGAAAATTTATATTTATCGGTATCTTCCTTAAAGAAAAGGTCCATCCACGGCCAAGTGAAAAATTCCATACTCATGGAATGGATCTCACAAGCCTCATAAGTTGGCCAATAATATTCAGGGATTTCAAAATTCCTGCTTGAATAAACCTGGAAGGCATGGCCGGCTTCATGTGTTAATACATCAATATCCCCAGAGGTTCCATTGAAATTTGAAAAAATAAACGGTGCCTTGTAGTTTTCGATATATGTGCAATACCCGCCGCCAGCTTTACCTTTTTTAGCTACAAGATCCATTAGGTTATTATCTTGCATGAATTTGAAGAATTCACCTGTTTCTTTAGATAATTCTTCATACATCTTTTGTCCATTTTCAATAATCCATTCAGGACTGCCTTTAGGCGCGGCATTTCCTGTTTTATAGTTAAAGCCCTCGTCGAAGTATTTTAACTGTTCTACCCCTATACGTTCCTGCTGTCTTGCCTTTAACTTGGTCGCAATAGGAACAATGAAGTCCTTCACCTGTTGGCGAAAGTTCGCCACCATTTCTGAATTATAATCAGTTCTCATCATTCGATAATAGCCTAGCTCAACAAAATTTTTATAACCTAGTGTATGGGCAATTTCTGTCCTTACCTTAACAAGTTCATCATAGATCCGATCAAGTTCGCTTTCATGCTCAGCTAAAAAACCAAACTTTGCTTCAGAGGCAAGCTTTCTCATTTCCCTGTCTGTTGATTGGGTGAAAGGCTCCAATTGTGCGAGTGTTCTTTCTTCCCCTTCAAAATTAATTTTTGCAGAAGCAATTAATTTTGTATACTCTGTAGATAAACGGTTTTCTTTTT
This genomic stretch from Neobacillus niacini harbors:
- a CDS encoding ATP-dependent Clp protease ATP-binding subunit, encoding MLCQLCKENQANVQLNLNINGQHSNMKLCHECYTKNKNAIHSGMSPKMNSFPGFSFDDLFFNMKGTENNHLNDQKPFPQQGQNGKGGFIDQFGRNLTHMAKAGLIDPVIGRDEEVKRVIEILNRRNKNNPVLIGEPGVGKTAIAEGLAMKIVDGKVPGKLRNKEVYLLDVASLVANTGIRGQFEERMKQLITELQERKNIILFIDEIHLLVGAGSAEGSMDAGNILKPTLARGELQLIGATTLKEYRQIEKDSALERRFQPVQVAEPTPEAAIEILKGIKKKYEDYHEVTYSDAAIKACVQLSHRYIQDRFLPDKAIDLLDEAGSKINLTSDGQSKDQIEKRLQEIAVQKDSALKNENYELAASLRDEEALLEKKLNETSEISRPVVELSHIQEIIEQKTGIPVGKLQEDEQQKLKALEENLNTKVIGQKKAVEKVSKAIRRSRAGLKSKNRPIGSFLFVGPTGVGKTELSKTLAEELFGSSEAMIRLDMSEYMEKHSISKLIGSPPGYVGHDEAGQLTEKVRRNPYSIILLDEIEKAHPDVQHMFLQILEDGRLTDSQGRTVSFKDSVIIMTSNAGVGHKTIHVGFGTNEAIEEASILDSLGSFFKPEFLNRFDSIIEFNSLEKDHIMQIVDLMVRDLQETLNEQNIEFTITLQTKEKLAELGYHPAFGARPLRRVIQEHIEDKIADYILEEPEAIKLTAIIEDGQLKVTAAEGVNVH
- a CDS encoding IS1182 family transposase, coding for MYKPKREIQNEAEFVFIDDLVPQDHLLRKVDKYIDFSFIGEKVRPFYSENNGRPSDPIQLFKMMFIGYFYGIRSERQLEREIQTNVAYRWFLGLKLNDTVPHHSTISWNRRTRFKDTNIFQEIFDEIVFKAINHKMVGGRVLFSDSTHLKANANKHKFSRVEVEVETREYVEDLNKAIEEDRRDHGKKPLKEKEEVTEKKEIRLSTTDPECGFMSRENKQEMFCYLDHRTTDMKFNIITDAYVTPGNVHDSVPYLSRLDRQVERFGFKVEAVALDSGYLTNPICKGLNERNIFGVIAHRRYQSTKGLFPKWKFTYDKDRDLYVCPNGQELQYRTTTREGYREYKSDPKKCTNCPLLPECTKSQNKTKVVTRHVWEEHKEKVRLNRLSKSGKILYKFRKEKVERSFADSKELHGLRYCRLRGLQNASEQVLLTAACQNMKKIATHLARFEKVCGNLQVHSPC
- a CDS encoding M3 family oligoendopeptidase gives rise to the protein MRFEEYTYTRPNLDEVKARFETAIEKFTNASSLEEQSLAMNEVNEIRNDIGTMFNLCYIRHSVDTNDEFYKAEQDYMDEVQPEIEGLVTKYYQALVDSKYRNDLEEKYGKQLFALAEGQLKTFKPEIVPLLQKENRLSTEYTKLIASAKINFEGEERTLAQLEPFTQSTDREMRKLASEAKFGFLAEHESELDRIYDELVKVRTEIAHTLGYKNFVELGYYRMMRTDYNSEMVANFRQQVKDFIVPIATKLKARQQERIGVEQLKYFDEGFNYKTGNAAPKGSPEWIIENGQKMYEELSKETGEFFKFMQDNNLMDLVAKKGKAGGGYCTYIENYKAPFIFSNFNGTSGDIDVLTHEAGHAFQVYSSRNFEIPEYYWPTYEACEIHSMSMEFFTWPWMDLFFKEDTDKYKFSHLSDALLFLPYGVSVDEFQHWVYENWQASPQERKQQWREIEKKYLPHKNYDGNVYLENGGFWQRQGHIFNSPFYYIDYTLAQICAFQFWKRSRENQEEAWADYVNLCKLGGSMSFTNLVKEANLISPFEDGCVESVVGEIENWLNSVEDKKL